A single genomic interval of Luteolibacter yonseiensis harbors:
- a CDS encoding sensor histidine kinase has protein sequence MAWLAIARICAAGQALPEVGAAGETQETTVLRSAAEIRALPLAEAERNGRVELEGVVIWRSARRNHAIIVHDGRMAIWVSLLGMGARWEKGLAPEPPVFEPGTVVLVKGRTGPGGYAPVVVAEDVVREGTAPLPEPLRPPIEDLLSGSMDAQPVEVEGVVQEVTEVNDVGVASVMMMVDGHVCRVDAERGRELQREELIDARVRVRGALTPLFNLRSQLTGLKLSSMGRDDFHIVTPAPADPFQSARVELGNLRKFSPASKPYHRVVTDGVVTFSMPKRFFFLQNGKTGVRVSSTEAVVAVGDTVTVAAFVDTTRTLAALNGAVVRKTGRAEVPAAEMMGATAILRPQFRDSSKRVALADYDGRLVSLVSHIQRVERLDEHGGLGVVAESDGQLFAAALPSGGAAVPAELLGKLVPGAEVRFTGLCDLTFAEETPKLDLIDITGFRLWLRSPGDMEVLRSPPWWTPARLRAVLVTVGLVLALVAASNIALRRLLRRRTRRLEEVMRSHRDSELEFHAAKEERQRLASDMHDGLQQLLVSAAYRMEAAAAHMGEGPVAAREQLTAALRALSRAQAGLRECLWGLKEVDDAGEDDFAALLRHASTTVEHWPKGLVTVEVSGEPFGLSRQVMGSLLLLMQEAVENSCKHGKSTAVRVTLHYFPDRLEMAIRDNGRGFDSDRVPGTREGHLGLESMRLRMKWLGGHLKLTSSPGNGTLIVGHVGRAAAEALLPVTRKNGSRSATQAGI, from the coding sequence ATGGCTTGGCTGGCGATCGCACGGATCTGCGCCGCCGGGCAGGCTCTGCCGGAGGTGGGGGCCGCCGGGGAGACGCAGGAGACCACCGTCCTGCGGAGTGCGGCGGAGATCCGCGCGCTGCCTCTGGCGGAGGCGGAACGGAACGGACGGGTGGAGTTGGAGGGGGTGGTGATCTGGCGCAGCGCGAGGCGGAACCATGCCATCATCGTGCATGACGGCAGGATGGCGATCTGGGTTTCCCTGTTGGGAATGGGAGCGCGGTGGGAGAAGGGGCTGGCCCCGGAGCCGCCCGTCTTCGAGCCCGGGACCGTGGTGCTGGTGAAGGGGAGGACAGGACCCGGCGGTTACGCGCCCGTGGTGGTGGCGGAGGATGTGGTGAGGGAGGGGACAGCTCCGTTGCCGGAACCGCTCAGGCCGCCCATCGAGGACCTGCTTTCCGGCAGCATGGACGCGCAGCCGGTCGAGGTGGAGGGGGTGGTGCAGGAAGTGACGGAGGTGAATGACGTGGGGGTGGCCTCGGTGATGATGATGGTGGACGGGCACGTCTGCCGGGTGGACGCGGAGCGTGGCAGGGAGCTGCAGCGGGAGGAACTGATCGACGCGCGGGTCAGGGTGCGCGGGGCGCTGACGCCCTTGTTCAACCTGCGGTCGCAACTGACCGGCCTGAAACTGAGCAGCATGGGCCGTGATGATTTCCACATCGTCACACCCGCGCCGGCGGATCCGTTCCAGTCGGCCAGGGTGGAGCTGGGGAATCTGCGGAAATTCTCACCCGCTTCGAAGCCGTATCACCGCGTGGTGACGGACGGGGTGGTGACCTTCTCGATGCCGAAGCGGTTCTTTTTCCTCCAGAACGGGAAGACCGGAGTCAGGGTGAGCTCCACCGAGGCGGTGGTGGCGGTGGGGGACACGGTGACGGTGGCGGCGTTCGTCGATACCACGCGCACCCTGGCGGCGTTGAACGGGGCGGTGGTCAGGAAAACCGGTCGCGCGGAGGTTCCCGCCGCGGAGATGATGGGGGCGACGGCCATCCTGCGGCCGCAGTTCCGGGATTCCTCCAAGCGGGTGGCTCTGGCGGATTATGACGGGCGGCTTGTGAGCCTGGTGTCCCACATCCAGCGGGTGGAGCGGCTGGACGAACACGGCGGGCTGGGGGTGGTGGCCGAGTCGGACGGCCAGCTCTTCGCCGCCGCCCTGCCGTCCGGCGGCGCGGCGGTGCCGGCGGAGTTGTTGGGAAAACTGGTGCCCGGCGCGGAAGTGAGATTCACCGGCTTGTGCGACCTGACCTTCGCCGAGGAAACGCCCAAGCTCGATCTCATCGACATCACGGGTTTCCGCCTCTGGCTGCGGTCGCCGGGGGACATGGAAGTGCTGCGCTCCCCTCCATGGTGGACACCGGCGCGGCTGAGAGCGGTGCTGGTTACGGTGGGGCTCGTCCTGGCGCTCGTGGCGGCGTCCAATATCGCCCTGCGCCGCCTGTTGCGCCGGCGCACCCGGCGGCTGGAGGAGGTGATGCGCTCGCACCGCGATTCCGAATTGGAATTCCACGCGGCAAAGGAGGAGCGCCAGCGGCTGGCGTCCGACATGCACGACGGCCTGCAGCAGTTGCTCGTGAGCGCGGCGTATCGCATGGAGGCGGCCGCCGCCCACATGGGAGAGGGGCCGGTGGCGGCCAGGGAGCAGCTGACGGCGGCCCTCCGCGCGCTGTCACGCGCGCAGGCGGGCCTGCGCGAATGCCTGTGGGGGCTCAAGGAAGTGGATGACGCCGGGGAGGATGACTTCGCGGCGCTGCTCCGCCACGCCTCGACCACCGTCGAACATTGGCCGAAGGGGCTGGTCACGGTCGAGGTCTCGGGGGAGCCCTTCGGTCTTTCGCGGCAGGTGATGGGCAGCCTGCTCCTGCTCATGCAGGAGGCGGTGGAAAACTCCTGCAAACACGGAAAATCCACCGCCGTGCGGGTGACGCTGCACTATTTTCCCGACCGGCTTGAAATGGCCATCCGCGACAACGGCCGGGGCTTCGATTCCGACCGGGTCCCCGGCACGCGCGAGGGCCATCTGGGGCTGGAGTCGATGCGGCTGCGCATGAAATGGCTGGGCGGCCACCTGAAGCTGACCAGTTCTCCCGGAAATGGCACCCTCATCGTGGGGCATGTGGGGCGGGCCGCCGCCGAGGCGCTGCTGCCCGTCACTCGCAAGAACGGAAGCCGGTCCGCGACGCAGGCTGGAATATGA
- a CDS encoding response regulator transcription factor: MSVKRGKTTPARDGRGGGSLPSLGMDGKIRLLIVDDHAMVREGLEAMLSVDTRFESILTASSREETMEILARASPHLVLLDLRMPGFDGFNVLETVLGRWPSMRVLILSAGATGPEVRLARSKGARGYICKSAGRAALLEAIDTVIDGRTFFEDGAAREEDDLTLSARELEVLRHLGRSLSADELGVVFGISKHTVKSHLKAIFMKLGVAGQAEAVTRGYEMGLITVEKDR, translated from the coding sequence ATGAGCGTGAAACGCGGAAAAACAACCCCGGCGAGGGATGGACGTGGGGGAGGGAGCCTGCCCTCCTTGGGCATGGACGGAAAAATACGGCTGTTGATCGTGGATGATCATGCGATGGTGAGGGAGGGATTGGAAGCCATGCTTTCCGTGGACACCCGTTTTGAAAGCATTCTGACGGCATCCTCGCGGGAGGAGACCATGGAGATCCTCGCGCGGGCCAGCCCCCATCTGGTGCTGCTGGACCTCCGCATGCCGGGGTTCGACGGGTTCAACGTGTTGGAAACGGTGCTGGGCCGCTGGCCTTCCATGAGGGTGCTGATCCTCTCCGCCGGGGCCACCGGGCCGGAGGTGAGGCTGGCCCGGTCCAAGGGCGCGCGGGGCTACATCTGCAAGTCCGCCGGACGCGCCGCGCTGCTGGAGGCCATCGACACGGTGATCGACGGTCGGACATTCTTCGAGGACGGGGCGGCGCGGGAGGAGGACGATCTCACGTTGTCCGCCCGGGAGCTCGAGGTGCTGCGCCACCTGGGCCGCAGTCTTTCCGCGGACGAGCTGGGGGTCGTCTTCGGCATCAGCAAGCACACCGTGAAGAGCCACCTGAAGGCGATTTTCATGAAACTCGGCGTCGCCGGGCAGGCCGAGGCGGTGACGCGCGGATATGAGATGGGGCTCATCACGGTCGAAAAGGACAGGTGA